GACCCGGGTGAGGCGTTGGTTGTCCATGGCGTACGCTCGCGTGTGAATGCGCCAGGCTAGCCTGAAGATTTCACCCGGTCGCTGGCAATTACTGATAACTCACTGGTCGAAAGAGGTATTGTTCGTCGATTAGCGAGTGACGAACTGTTGCCGGACGAACGCTGGACGCGTCCTCGCACCGATCTGGCCGCCCTCCAGCGGTAATCAATAGGCTGGCTATTGATTCGGTCGCAAATCCACTGGCGAACGCCCAACTGCGCGATCATCGCGTCCCCGGGTGAAACATCCGGGCTAGAGTAGAAGGCGGGTGGCTGGTAGAAAAAACGGTCTAAAATGGCCGGTTAAGTTCGCACCACCGGGCTTAATGGCTATGAGCAGGAGAAGCGCGAATTCCTTGGATTACGTGCTACGTGCCTAAGAGGATCACGGCGTTGATGAACTCGACGTCGAAAGATTGCCGATTTCCTGCGCATACGATATGGCGGCACAAATGACGCCAACAGGGCGCTCATCGAGGGCAGCGATTCGTGATGCCTTCATCGCGATTCAGGCGCATTTGTATCAATGGAATGTAGTGTTACGCAGAGATTAAGTGAGTGCGCTTAATTGGCAAGAGAAGGGTACTATTGGTGCGATCTTGGTGCAGCGATGCTATTCTGCCGAGTCATATATGACTCTGGAAAGGAATAAAATTCTTTTGTAACAGTCGCTTATGTTCTGATTTAACTTGATGCGGGTTTTTGATGTGAATTGGCAACTATCAGGCAGAACATCTTGAATCTATTGTTATAAGTTATACAGATTAACCATGAATAAACTTTATGGTGCCGAGGAGAGGACTTGAACCTCCACGGGGTTTCCCCCACTAGCACCTGAAGCTAGCGCGTCTACCAATTTCGCCACCTCGGCAGTACGAAGACTTTAACTTCGCAACAGGTCGCGCAATTTACAGTGCGCCCTCTGGCTTGTCAATGCATTATGATGCACCCTCCGCGTTGCCTGGCGACGCATTGTTCCAGACTATAAATGGCGCCATCCGAATCGGGATCAGCGGCGCTGCACACAGGATGTTTATGACCAGACGCAAGTCCCGCAAGACCCCCGCCGATCCGCACGCCGACCGCGAGGCCGCCAAGTACGAGCGGCCGATTCCCAGCCGTGAACTGATTCTGTCCATTCTCGACGAGGCTGAAGGCCCGCTCGGCTTCGATGCCGTGGCCGGCGCGCTCGGGCTGCACGAGGACGTCGACATCGAGGCGTTCGACCGCCGCCTGCGCGCGATGCAGCGCGATGGCCAGTTGGTGCGCAACCGCAATGGCGCGTTTCTGCCGGTCACCGAAAAAGGGCTGATCCGCGGCCGCGTGCTTGCCCATCCGGACGGTTTCGGTTTTCTTTCGCCGGACGAGGGCGGCGACGACGTGTTCCTCGCACCGCGCCAGATGCGTGGTCTGTTCCACGGCGACCGCGCGGTGGTACGCGTGATGGGGCTCGATCATCGTGGCCGCCCGGAAGGCGCGGTCATCGAAGTGCTGGAGCGCAATACGCATCAGGTGGTCGGGCGTTTCTTCGAAGAGCGCGGCGTGGCTTACGTGTCGCCGGACAACAAGCGCTTGCCGCTGGACGTGCTGATTCCGCCCGAGGACGTGCATAGCGCGCGCAGCGGTCAGATTGTGCTGGCGGCCATCGTCGAGCAGCCCGGCAAGCACAAGCAGCCGATCGGCAAGATTGTCGAGGTGCTGGGCGAGCACATGGACCCCGGCATGGAAATCGACATCGCGTTGCGCAGCTACGATCTGCCATTCGAGTGGTCGGAGGCGGTCGAGGCCGAAGCGCGCGCGTTCGGTGCCGAAGTCGACGCGCAGGCCAAGCGCGGCCGCACCGATCTGCGCGATACGCCGCTGGTCACCATCGACGGCGAGGACGCGCGCGATTTCGACGATGCGGTGTACTGCGAGCCGCGCGCGGACGGCGGCTGGCGCCTGCTGGTGGCAATCGCCGACGTCAGTCACTACGTGCAACCCGGCAGCGCGCTCGATGCCGAGGCCCGCAAGCGCGGCACCTCGGTGTACTTTCCGGGGCAGGTTATTCCGATGTTGCCCGAAGCGCTGTCGAACGGCCTGTGTTCGCTCAACCCGCAGGTCGACCGGCTGGCGCTGGTGGCGGACATGACGGTGTCCGATGGCGGTGCGCTCAAGGCCTATGAATTCTATCCGGCGGTGATTCGCTCGGCGGCGCGGCTGACATATACCGAGGTGGGCAGAATCGTTGCCGAGCGCGCGGCGGATGCGCGTAAAAACCGCGAATCTCTGCTGGGGCATCTCGACGCGCTGTACGATGTGTTCAAGGCGCTGGCGCGGGCGCGCCGCAAACGCGGCGCGATCGATTTCGAGACGCAGGAAACGCGCATCCTGTTCGGCGAGGGGCGCAAGATCGAGCGCATCGTACCGACCACGCGCAACGACGCCCACCGCATCATCGAAGAATGCATGATCGTCGCCAACGTGGCCGCCGCCCGGCTGCTCGGCAAGCGCAAGATACCGACGCTCTACCGCGTCCACGAAGGCCCCAGCGTGGAACGGCTGGAAAAGCTGCATGCGTTCCTGGCCGGCGTTGGCCTGCAACTCGGCGGTGGCGACTCGCCCGGTCCCAAGGATTACGCCGCGCTGATGCGCCAGCTCAAAAACCGGCCGGATGCCGAACTGGTGCAGACCATGCTGCTGCGGTCCTTGCAACAGGCGGTGTACGCGCCTGACAACAGAGGCCACTTCGGCCTCGCGCATTCGGCTTATGCGCATTTCACCTCGCCGATCCGGCGCTACCCGGATCTGTTGGTGCATCGTGGCATCTACCATGCGCTCAGCGGCAAAAAACCGGCCACTTTCGACTTCAGCCACAACGACATGGTCACGCTGGGCGAACATTGCTCGATGACCGAGCGGCGTGCCGACGAGGCCGTGCGCGACGTGGTCGACTGGCTCAAGTGCGAATTCATGCGGGACAAGGTCGGCGAGACCTTCGACGGCCTGGTCAGCACGGTGACCAGCTTTGGCCTGTTCGTGCAGCTCAAGGATGTCTACGTCGAAGGGCTGGTGCACGTGACCGCGCTGAGCAACGACTACTATCGGTTCGATCCCGTCGGGCAGTGTCTGCGCGGCGAGCGCGGCGGCCGTGTCTACCGCTTGGGCGATCCGCTGCAAGTGCAGGTCGCACGCGTCGACCTCGACGAACGCAAGATCGATTTCATCCTGCCCGATGCCGCAGGCGGCAAACCGCAGACCGAGGAGAAATCCCGGGCCAAACGCCGCCGCAGGCCGCGGCGCAAGAAATCGCAATGAGCCGGGAGTTACGTGAAGCGACGCTGCTGCACGGCATCAACGCCGTGGAGTCGGCGCTGGCGCACGACCCCGAACGGGTGCTGACGCTATGGGTCGACGCGGGGCGGGTCGACAAGCGGCTGGGGGCCCTGATCGAGCAGGCCAGATCGCTCGGCGTGTCCGTGCAGACAAGCTCGCGCAAGGCGCTGGACCGGCGCGTGCCGGGCGGTCATCACCAGGGCGTGATGGCCGATTACCGTCCGCCGCCGCCGCTCGGCGAAGGTCAGTTGCTCGACCGCGTGGAAGCGGCGGATGCGCCGCTGCTGCTGGTGCTTGATGGCGTCACCGATCCGCACAATCTCGGTGCCTGCCTGCGCACGGCCGCCGCTGCGGGCGCGCTGGCCGTCGTCGCGCCGCGCGACCGCGCGGCCTCGCTCACGCCGGTCGCGCGCAAGGCGGCTTCGGGCGCCGCCGACGTGATCCCTTTCGTGCCGGTGACCAACCTGTCGCGCACGCTCGGCTCACTCAAGCAATTCGGCGTCTGGGTGGTCGGCGCGGCGAGCACCGCGGAGCGTGAACTCTACGCGCAGGATTTGCGCGGTTCCCAGGCGTTGGTGCTGGGTGCAGAGGGCGCCGGCCTGCGGCGCCTGACGGCCGAGGCCTGCGACGTGCTGGTACGCATTCCGATCAGTGCGACGATGGAAAGCCTGAACGTGTCCGTGGCCGCGGGGGTTTGCCTGTTCGAGGCAGTGCGGCAGCGGCGGGCCTGAGCCGCCTGCGCAGGGGCATTGCCGCCAATCGCCCGATGACCCCCGCAGGCATTTGTGGCCGTTTTTCAGCGATCAGTTGCGAGCAGGGGGCTGGCGTTTTGCGCATGCCAGTCGAGAATGCCGCTCCAGGCTTCCTGCGCGGTTTCCGCGTACCAGAACAGCTCGCAGTCCTCTGCGTCGATGCTGCCTGCTTCGGCGAGAAAGTCCGCGTCGAACACGCCGCGCCAATACGCCTCGCCGATCAGCACCACGGGGATTGGCGCGGCTTTGCGCGTCTGGATCAGGGTCAGCGCGCCGAACAGTTCGTCCAGCGTGCCGAAACCGCCCGGCAGGGCAACGATGGCCGCCGCGCGTTTCATGAAATGCAGCTTGCGCAGGGCAAAATAGTGGAACTGCAGGCACAGCCCCGGCGTGAGGTACGGGTTGGGGTACTGCTCACGCGGCAGCTTGATGTTGAGGCCGACGGTTTCGGCGCCGGCATCGCAGGCGCCGCGGTTGGCGGCTTCCATGCCGCCGGGACCGCCGCCGGTCATCACCACCAGGCCCGGGTCGCCGGCCGCACCGACCAATCGGCCGAGTTCACGGCCGACGTCGTAATAGCGCGAGAGGTCCATGCGCCGCTCGGCCAGCCGCAGGGCGCGGGTGCGCGCCACATCACCGGGATGGGCGGCGGCTTCGCGATGCGCGGCTTCGAGTTCGCGCCGGGCGGTGTCCGGCTCGCGCAGACGCGTGCTGCCGAATATCACAATGGTGCGCTCGATCCCATGCGCACTCAGGGTCTGCTCGGCCTTGAGGTAATCGAGTTGCAGACGCAGGCCGCGATTGGCGTCGGTGTGCAGAAAGTCGACGTCGCGGTCGGCCTCGGCGTATGAGGGATGTTGCATGATCGCCCGCAGACGCGCCGCCGTGTCGGCATCCTCGCTGGCTGACTTGGGTTGTTCCCAGGGCAGCGGTTCGCGGCGCTCGACCGGATGCGCCGGCGGCGGTACCTTGTTTCGTGTGTGATTCATGTGGGCTCCTTAGCTGGCGCGTGGCGTGCGTGAGAGTTTCGCCTCCGGTTCGAGCACCTGACGCGTGGTAGCGATCACGGTGTCGGGGTTGATGCTCATCGACTCGATGCCGAGTTCGACCCGGTATTGTGCCATCTCGGGATAGTCGGACGGGGCCTGGTCACACAGCCCTGAGTGGATGCCGTTGCGGCGGCAGCCCTCGACCGCCAGCCGGATCATTTCCTTCACGCCCTCGTCGTATTCGTCATCGTCGAAGGCGACGATCTCGCTGCCGTTGTGTGCGATTGAATCCGTGGCCGAATCCGGTCGGGGACGGGTCAAGCGCGTTGTCAGTCGGTTGCGGCTTCCGGTTCCAGAGCCGCGACCAGCGCCGAAAGCGGTGAGTCGATGGCGGTCAGGTGGTTGATCAGCATGATCAACGCGAGCAGCGCATTGGCCGTGCCGGGGAAATCGCTGCTGGCATAGTGGCCGGCGGCGTCGAAATAGAGGCCGGGGCGACCGGCGTGCAGGAAGGTCCAGGCGGCGGCCGGTCCTCCGGGCAGCGCGTCTGTCGTGAGGCCGGCGCGGGTCAGAGCGGATGCCATCTGTGGAGGCAGCCCGCTGTCGTGCACCACGTGCAGGCCGGGCTGTTCCTGTGCCAGCGCGAGGGCCAGTACGGTGCCGATAGCATGGGGCGAAACGGGCTGGCCGCGCTCGTCGGTGATGGCGAGAAGGTCGCCGTTGGCATTCAGCGATGCACCGAGATGACAGCCGTTGGTGCTGACGCACGTGCCGACAGCTGCGCGGGCTTGCGGCGAGAAGGGATCGGGGCCGCGCGTCGGCAATTTGGAGTCGGGTTTGAAGCCGAGGCGCCACAGGCGCAGTAGCCGGTAGTGGGGCATGACGGCATCGAACTCGGTGCCGGTCAGGCCGTTGCCGGCGTCGAGGCACAGCTTGAAAAGGCGCTGTGGGCGCAGTTGCTGCCGCAGCCAGGCGGCATAGGCGGCCTGCGGTTGAGCGCGGCGTAACACCGGATTACACGGGTTGCGGAACAGGTCGTTGAGATCGTAGACGGTCATGGCGTCGATGACCTGAGCCGCCGCGACCGGCGCGGCGCCCCTCCCGCACAGGCGCATCCCGTTCCAATCGGTCGGGGCGCAATCGCCGGTGACCATGATGCCGCCGTTCAGGCCGGCATCGGCCACGTACCATTCCAGCTGCGGTGTGGTGCAGGCGCCGATGTGCGTGACGTGATGGCCGCCCGAACGCAGGCCCAGACTGACGGCTTCAGCCAGCGAGGGCGAGGTTTCGCGTATGTCGTAGCCGATGGCGAACGTGCCGTCGCCGGGGGCCAGCAGGTCGCCGAAGGCGCAGGCCAGCGGCATGATCTGGCGGCAGCGCAGAGTCTGTCCGGTGCGGCCGAGGAGGCTGTAGCCATCGATCAGATCCTGCAGCTGCGAAAGGCTGGCGGTTTCCATCGCTACGTCTCCTGGGCCGGCGGAGCGCGTGTCAGCGTCCGCCGCCGTGATTCGCTCGTTTTCCGCGTTCATTTCCCGGATTTCCGGTGCGGCCGACCGAAAGCCCGATGCACGGCACGATGAACCGCTGCGTCGCCCTGTTGCACGCGCATCTCGATCGGATGCAAGGAGGCGTTGACCGTGCGCAGAAAGCGACTCTGATGCACGGCTTTGCTGTCCATCAGGCGGTGTACGCCCAGCTTAGCGAAATCGGCCACAATGAGCCAGATGAGGTTGTAGGCCCAGACCAGGCCGATGGTGGTCCAGGAGATGGCGGGCATCAGCCAGCCGAAACCGGCCATGGCAACACCGATGATCTGCGTGCCGAGGATTGCCAGCAATAGTGGCTTGGCCGGGTAGGGCGGACGCCAGAACGGACCGCGCACGCGGGTCAGGAACAGCATCAGGTGGCCGCCGGCGATGAGTTGCAGGAACATGACCGTCTGTTCCTGCTGTAGCGGCAGATGGTAGGCGTAGCGGGCCAACAGATAGAGCACGAAGGTGCCGCCAAAGGCCAGCGCCCCCATCACTGAAGACAGGCCCAGGACGCGGTCCATTTCCCAGTGCACCGGGGATTTCTGCACGGCGGTATTGTCCCAGGCGATGGTCATGATCGGGATGTCGTCGAGCAGGGACAGCAGCACCACCATGATGGCGGTCAGCGGATACGTATTGAACAGCAGCATGGCGACGACGACGAAGAACAGGATGTCCAGGGTCATGGCGATGCGGTACACGGTGTAGCTCATCATCCGTTCGAAGATGCGCCGCGCCTCTTCCACGGCGCTGACGATCACGTTCAGGCCGGGTGCGGTAAGGATCAGCGCGGCCGCGCCGCGCGCGGCGTCGGTGGCGCCGGAGACCGCGATACCGACATCGGCCTGTTTGAGCGCGGGTGCGTCGTTGACGCCGTCGCCGGTCATGGCGACGATGTGTCCGCGTTCCTGCAACACCTTGACGATGGCGTACTTGTGTTCGGGGAATACCTGCGCAAAACCGTCGGAGCGTTCGATGTGTTCACCCAGTTCCGGTGACACGGCGCCGCCTTCGGCCACTTTGGAGAGGTTGTCGTCCACCGTCAGGATGTGCGTGCCGAGATTGAGCTGGCCGGCGATTTCGCTGGCGATGGCCTGGTGGTCGCCGGTGACCATCTTGACCTCGATGCCATGCGCCTGGGCGTCCTTGATGGTGGCCGCGGAGTCCTCGCGCGGCGGATCGAACAGCGGCAGGATGCCGAGAAACGTCCACGTCTTGCCGTCATCTTCAGAACGCGCCACGCCCAGCGTGCGGAAACCCTTGGCGGCGGAGTCCTCGACCACCTGGTCGGCCTTGTCCTTGTCTGCGCCGTCCAGCCGGGCCAGATCGACGACGATCTGAGGCGCGCCCTTGGTGACGCGAAAAGTTTTGCCGTCCGTACCCTTGATGGTCGCTTCGGTGCGTTTGGAGACCGGATCGAAGGGGACGAATTTGGTCTGTTCGTAGCCCTTGAGCTGGGCATCGCCGTCCTTGAGGCCATTGAGTACGGCGGTGTCGATGGCGTCGGCATCTTCGGCCTTGGAGGCCAGTGAGGCGGCGAGAATGACCTCTGCCGCATCCTTGGCGGCAAACACCGCAGTCTCGCCCAGGGTGAGCTTGTTCTGGGTCAGCGTGCCGGTCTTGTCCGAGCACAGGATATCCACGCCGGCCATTTCCTCGATGGCCGTCAGCTTGGAGACGATGGCTTTCATTTTCGACAAGGCCAGTGCGCCCAGCGCCATGGTCACCGAGAGCACGGCAGGCATCGCGACCGGGATCGAGGCGACGACCACCACCAGTACGAAGGCGAGCAGTTGCAGAAACGTCAAGCCGCGGCTCAGTTCGACGATGATCAGCACGATCGACAGCGCGATCGCCAGGAAGATCAGGAAGTTGCCGATGGACAGGACGGCTTTCTGGAAATGCGATACCGGCGCGGCGTGCTGGACCAGGCTGGCGGTGCGCCCGAAGAAGGTCTGCCCACCGGTGGCATAGACCACGCCGACCATTTCACCCTGCTTGGCGATGGTGCCCGAATAGGCGACATCGCCGGACTTCTTGCTGACCGGGAGCGATTCGCCGGTCAGGGCGGATTGGTCCACCGAGAGATAATCGCCTTCGCTCAATTTGACATCGGCGGGCAGCACATCACCCAGGCGTACGCGAATGACGTCGCCAGGCACCAGGTTGGCGGCGTCGACCTCCTGCCACTGGCCGTCGCGCAGCGCGCGCGCCTTGAGCGCAAGCTGGCTCTTGAGCGCCTTGAGCGCGTCATTGGCGCCTTTTTCTTCCCAGAAACCGATGCCGCCATTGATCACCAGCATGGCGAAAATGACGCCAAAACTTTTCCAGTCACCATTGACCGCCGAGAGGATCGCGGCGATTTCGATCATCCACGGGATGGGCCCCCAGAAATAGGAAACCAGCCGCCGCCACAGCGGTATTTCCTTTTCTTCCAGGGCATTGGGGCCGTATTTGGCCAGGCGCTGTTGGGCCTCGCTTTGCGCAAGTCCTTTAGGGGTGCTGTCCAGACGCTTGAACGTTTCTTCAAGCGGCAGCTTTTCAAAGGCGCCGGCATCGTTCTGAGGCGTCTTTGGCGGGGTCGCTTGCGGCGTGTCGGCACGTTGGGTCGTCGACTGAGTCATGGCAGTCTCCTTCAGGCTGCAATCATGCCGTTGGCGAAATTCGCCTCGGCATAGGGGAAAACGACGTCGGGATTGGGACGGATCAGCTCGTGGTCCTTGTCCGCATAGTCCAGGCGGTTGAGCAGGTCTTTGATGATGCTCAGGCGGGTGAGTTTCTTGTCGTCGGCGCGGGCGATGGTCCACGGCGCGAGCGCGCTATGGGTGCGGGCGAACATCGCGTCGCGGGCCTCGCTGTAGTCGCGCCAGTGCTTCTGCGCGACGGCATCGATCGGACTCATCTTCCACTGTTTGAGCGGGTCTTTGCGGCGCGCGGCAAGGCGTTTCTTTTGTTCGTCCTTGCTGATGTCGAGGTAGTACTTGATCAGATGGATGCCCGAGCGGATCAGCATCTGCTCGAAGGCCGGCACGGTCTCCATGAATTCCTCGTATTCGGCGTCGGTACAAAAGCCCATCACGCGCTCGACACCGGCGCGGTTGTACCAACTGCGGTTGAACAGCACCATTTCTTCGGCCGCCG
This genomic stretch from Acidihalobacter ferrooxydans harbors:
- a CDS encoding LOG family protein, with product MNHTRNKVPPPAHPVERREPLPWEQPKSASEDADTAARLRAIMQHPSYAEADRDVDFLHTDANRGLRLQLDYLKAEQTLSAHGIERTIVIFGSTRLREPDTARRELEAAHREAAAHPGDVARTRALRLAERRMDLSRYYDVGRELGRLVGAAGDPGLVVMTGGGPGGMEAANRGACDAGAETVGLNIKLPREQYPNPYLTPGLCLQFHYFALRKLHFMKRAAAIVALPGGFGTLDELFGALTLIQTRKAAPIPVVLIGEAYWRGVFDADFLAEAGSIDAEDCELFWYAETAQEAWSGILDWHAQNASPLLATDR
- the rlmB gene encoding 23S rRNA (guanosine(2251)-2'-O)-methyltransferase RlmB: MSRELREATLLHGINAVESALAHDPERVLTLWVDAGRVDKRLGALIEQARSLGVSVQTSSRKALDRRVPGGHHQGVMADYRPPPPLGEGQLLDRVEAADAPLLLVLDGVTDPHNLGACLRTAAAAGALAVVAPRDRAASLTPVARKAASGAADVIPFVPVTNLSRTLGSLKQFGVWVVGAASTAERELYAQDLRGSQALVLGAEGAGLRRLTAEACDVLVRIPISATMESLNVSVAAGVCLFEAVRQRRA
- a CDS encoding plasma-membrane proton-efflux P-type ATPase, whose amino-acid sequence is MTQSTTQRADTPQATPPKTPQNDAGAFEKLPLEETFKRLDSTPKGLAQSEAQQRLAKYGPNALEEKEIPLWRRLVSYFWGPIPWMIEIAAILSAVNGDWKSFGVIFAMLVINGGIGFWEEKGANDALKALKSQLALKARALRDGQWQEVDAANLVPGDVIRVRLGDVLPADVKLSEGDYLSVDQSALTGESLPVSKKSGDVAYSGTIAKQGEMVGVVYATGGQTFFGRTASLVQHAAPVSHFQKAVLSIGNFLIFLAIALSIVLIIVELSRGLTFLQLLAFVLVVVVASIPVAMPAVLSVTMALGALALSKMKAIVSKLTAIEEMAGVDILCSDKTGTLTQNKLTLGETAVFAAKDAAEVILAASLASKAEDADAIDTAVLNGLKDGDAQLKGYEQTKFVPFDPVSKRTEATIKGTDGKTFRVTKGAPQIVVDLARLDGADKDKADQVVEDSAAKGFRTLGVARSEDDGKTWTFLGILPLFDPPREDSAATIKDAQAHGIEVKMVTGDHQAIASEIAGQLNLGTHILTVDDNLSKVAEGGAVSPELGEHIERSDGFAQVFPEHKYAIVKVLQERGHIVAMTGDGVNDAPALKQADVGIAVSGATDAARGAAALILTAPGLNVIVSAVEEARRIFERMMSYTVYRIAMTLDILFFVVVAMLLFNTYPLTAIMVVLLSLLDDIPIMTIAWDNTAVQKSPVHWEMDRVLGLSSVMGALAFGGTFVLYLLARYAYHLPLQQEQTVMFLQLIAGGHLMLFLTRVRGPFWRPPYPAKPLLLAILGTQIIGVAMAGFGWLMPAISWTTIGLVWAYNLIWLIVADFAKLGVHRLMDSKAVHQSRFLRTVNASLHPIEMRVQQGDAAVHRAVHRAFGRPHRKSGK
- the ppk2 gene encoding polyphosphate kinase 2, translated to MPHHPAPAPYPETPSKKDYKHELLALQIELVKLQKHIIAHGDRILVLFEGRDSGGKDGTIKRIVQHLSPRETRVVALGKPSERDRTSWYFQRYVPHLPAAEEMVLFNRSWYNRAGVERVMGFCTDAEYEEFMETVPAFEQMLIRSGIHLIKYYLDISKDEQKKRLAARRKDPLKQWKMSPIDAVAQKHWRDYSEARDAMFARTHSALAPWTIARADDKKLTRLSIIKDLLNRLDYADKDHELIRPNPDVVFPYAEANFANGMIAA
- the rnr gene encoding ribonuclease R, producing the protein MTRRKSRKTPADPHADREAAKYERPIPSRELILSILDEAEGPLGFDAVAGALGLHEDVDIEAFDRRLRAMQRDGQLVRNRNGAFLPVTEKGLIRGRVLAHPDGFGFLSPDEGGDDVFLAPRQMRGLFHGDRAVVRVMGLDHRGRPEGAVIEVLERNTHQVVGRFFEERGVAYVSPDNKRLPLDVLIPPEDVHSARSGQIVLAAIVEQPGKHKQPIGKIVEVLGEHMDPGMEIDIALRSYDLPFEWSEAVEAEARAFGAEVDAQAKRGRTDLRDTPLVTIDGEDARDFDDAVYCEPRADGGWRLLVAIADVSHYVQPGSALDAEARKRGTSVYFPGQVIPMLPEALSNGLCSLNPQVDRLALVADMTVSDGGALKAYEFYPAVIRSAARLTYTEVGRIVAERAADARKNRESLLGHLDALYDVFKALARARRKRGAIDFETQETRILFGEGRKIERIVPTTRNDAHRIIEECMIVANVAAARLLGKRKIPTLYRVHEGPSVERLEKLHAFLAGVGLQLGGGDSPGPKDYAALMRQLKNRPDAELVQTMLLRSLQQAVYAPDNRGHFGLAHSAYAHFTSPIRRYPDLLVHRGIYHALSGKKPATFDFSHNDMVTLGEHCSMTERRADEAVRDVVDWLKCEFMRDKVGETFDGLVSTVTSFGLFVQLKDVYVEGLVHVTALSNDYYRFDPVGQCLRGERGGRVYRLGDPLQVQVARVDLDERKIDFILPDAAGGKPQTEEKSRAKRRRRPRRKKSQ
- a CDS encoding putative PEP-binding protein — encoded protein: MTRPRPDSATDSIAHNGSEIVAFDDDEYDEGVKEMIRLAVEGCRRNGIHSGLCDQAPSDYPEMAQYRVELGIESMSINPDTVIATTRQVLEPEAKLSRTPRAS